GGTAAGGTCGTGCTGGAGCTGCAATAAACAACAGAGTTCAAAAATGAAACTTGTGACGTTCCCGATTCAAGAGGTAGATTGATGAAGTCAGACTCCGATCCCTGGGCACCCTATGTGCCGACATCTGCCGATCCGTGGAATCTGGAAAAGGTGGCCCACCTCCATCGCCGCGCCGGTTTTGCCGCGAACTGGCAAGAACTGCACCGCGATCTCAAAGCGGGACCCGCGGCGAGCATTGATCGTTTACTGCATCCGCCGCCCGCGTCCCAGAAATTCCAACGGGTGGCCGACGCACTCAAAAACATTATTGAATCTTCCGGTTCCGGTTTTATGTCGGCGGAAAGTTTATCTCCCCTGCAGTCCTGGTGGATGTTTCGGATGACTTTCGGTAGTGACCCGCTGGGAGAAAAACTGACCTTGTTCTGGCATAACCACTTCGCGACCGCGATGTCGGGCGTCTATAACCTGAAGCTGATGCTGGATCAAAATGAGCTCTTTCGCCAGCATGCCCGCGGGAAATTTGGAGATCTGCTGCAAGCCATCGAAGCCGACCCAGCGATGTTGAAGTGGCTCGATGGAGGTGCCAATCACAAAGAGCACCCCAATGAAAACTTCGCGCGGGAACTGCTCGAACTTTTCACGCTCGGAGAAGGGCACTACAGTGAGACCGACATTCGCGAAGCAGCCCGCGGACTCACCGGCTGGAAACCGGGGCGCGATACCCTGCTCAATGAGACCAACGAATTTTTCTACGACGAAACGTTGGTCGACACCAGTCCGAAAACATTTATGGGACAGACGGGGCCCTGGCGACGCGAAGAGATCTTTCGCATCATTCTTCAACAGCCTGAGGCGGCCAGATACCTCTGCCGCCGTCTTTATCGCTGGTTTGTCAGCGAAAGCACCGTTCCCAATGAGACCTTGATCGAACCGCTGGCCATTCAGATGCGGGCCAGCAATTATTCCATCGAACATGTGGTCGGCATCATTCTGCGTTCACAACACTTCTTCTCACCCGCCGCCTATTGGCAGCGCATCAAGTCGCCGGTCGAATTCTGTGTCGGCACGATTCGCCAACTGGAACCCAAGCGGACTCCCAACCTGTTACCGCTGGCGGCGCTGAACTGTGACAAGCAGGGACAGGCTCTGTTTAACCCACCCAGTGTCAAAGGTTGGGATGGTGGCACGGCCTGGCTCACGACGAACTGCACCCTGACCAGAATCAACTGGACCGCCGATCTATTAAACGGTAGTCAGACTTCGGGTTTAAAGGCTTACGATCCCGCACACTGGCTCAAAGAACATTCGCTGAAACCGACGCAGGCAGTGGAATCATTTTCCAAGTTGCTCCTGCAAAACAATCTGAACCCCGAATCGGCGGCACTCGCCCAACGCCTGGCAGATGGAGATCAGCGGCAACTTACCGCCGCTTTGCAGGTGTTGTTACAAACACCGGAATTTCAGTTAGCATAGGAGACCATCATGAATTTGAACCGTCGCGAATTTCTGGGACTGGGTTCCACACTGCTCGCTACCAGCGCCTCCGTTCCGACCTTCCTGAAGCAAACCGCCTTCGCCGCCGCGGGGCAGGAACCGACGTCTGACCGCGTGCTGGTCGTCCTGCAACTGACGGGCGGCAATGACGGCTTGAATACCGTCGTCCCGTTTACCAACGAAACCTACCGCAAGCTGCGACCCAAGCTGCAACTGGCCGACGCCAAACTGCATCGACTGAATGACCGTCTTGGCTTACATCCCTCTTTGAAGGGCCTGAAACATCTCATCGACAAAGAGCAGGCCGCCATTATTCAGAGTGTCGGTTATCCCAACCCCAACCGTTCGCATTTTGAATCGATGGCGATCTGGCATGCGGCTCCCGTCGACAAGAAATTGAATTACAAAAAAAGTGCCTACACCCGAGGCGGCTGGCTGGCCCGCGCCATCGATCAACGTTCTACAACCGCGCAACAAACAGAATCGGCGCAGGCATTAAACATTGGTGCTGGAGAAATGCCCAAGGCATTGCTCGGCAGCCGCGTGCAGGTGCCCTCGATTCAAAGTCTTGCGCAGCTCAAACAGAGCAACGGCCTGTTCGATCAAAAAACACAGCAGGCCCAGATCGCTGCCTGGAAAAATGGGGCGGGCTCCACGTCGAACCCGCTCCTGCAAGCCGCCCTGCAAAGTTCTCTCGCCGTACATACGACGGCCGAGCAGATCCGCAAAATCAAGCCCGATCAGTCCACCACGGTCAAGTATCCCGAAAACGCGCTGGCAGAACGACTCCGGATGATGGCCCAACTGATCCGCGCCGGTTTTTCCACGCCCGTGTATTACACCGAGCACACAGGCTTCGATACGCATTCGCAACAGCTCCCTTATCATCGTAATGTATTAGGGGAATTGGCACGCGCGCTCCGCGCCTTCATCACCGATGTCAACAAACACGTTCCGAATCGGCCCGTGCTGGTTCTGGTCTTCTCAGAATTCGGCCGACGCGTGGAAGAAAACGGCAGCGCAGGTACCGATCACGGCACCGCCGGCCCGGTCTTCCTGGCCGGCAGCCATCTCAAACCGGGAGTTCACGGCCCCGACCCCGATCTGGAAAATCTGGTCGACGACGACCCCGTCTTCGGCGTCGACTTCCGCAGTGTCTATGCCACCATCCTCGAAGACTGGCTGAACATCCCCAGCCAACCCGTTTTGGGTCAGCAGTTCGACAAACTGGATTTATTGAAGACAACGTGAGCGAGCTGTTTTTCGACTACCACGAAACACACGAAAACGGGGCGACACATGGGTCGCCCCCTTGTATCTGAGCGGGTCGGCGTTATCCGCCGGTTTTGTGTCAGGTACGCTGGTTCAAAAACGGTGGCTAGGTAGCGTTTATTAATTCAAACTAGCCTTACCAAAGACGGCTAACCGGGGCTAACGCCCTGCGGCTAATGGGTCTTTTCTGCGGTCATAGTCCTCAAAACAAGAGCAACAGCATACTGTCGGCCACGGTAAATTTTTACATTGATAACTCTATAGACCACAAAATCACGCTCAGAACTAATAAATAAACGCTACCTAGCGCCATTCCGCTCAGGATATGGTTTCGAACGCGATAGAACTTGTTGGAAAGAGTTATTCGTCCCCTCTTCTTCACACTAGCGTGTGCCACTGATCGGCTTGTCAGACAGTGCCGAATACACCTTGAAACAAAGTATTTTCTCTAACCCCAATAACTCATAATTCCTCCCCCCAATAGACGCAACTGATTCTCCCAGTTAGAATCGAAGTTTGATTTTCAATCTTTGAACGACATCAAAAGGAGAGAAACATGAAGGTGGCTCAGGTTTTAGCGTTAATCTGGATCGTGATTCCCACATTCGCAGAGGCACAATCGGATTCTAAACAACCGGAGTACTTCAATCAGAAGGTGGCCGATTCGAATCCGCTGCGCAATGAACAGGCGCGGGAACTGGATGAATACATCAAACTGATGGCCGCCGATCGCAGCCGGTTTCAGAAGTTGTTTCAACCCGATTACTCTTCCCCCGCAGCCTTCGCGAAATCGGCAGAGCCTTTGCGAGCCGCGTTCTGTGCAAGCATCGGCTATCCGCCGCCTGGAAAGCGACCGGACAAACCGGCAACTTACACAAAGATAGGTGAAGACTCAATCGGCGTGTATTACCGGGCGATGTTCCCGATTCTACCCGGCGTGCATTCCGAAGGAATTTTCATCGTGCCCAAATCGGCCAAAGGCAAAACGCCGTTGATCATTTCCATGCATGGGGGCGGCGGTTCGCCGGAAGTCGCCTTGTTCAACGGCGGGGCCAACTATCACGACATGGTCCGCGGCGCGGTGAAACGAGGCTTTCTGGTTTATGCACCGCAGCATCTGTTTCGGGCCGATGAATTTCCGAAAGATATCCGCCGGCAGATTGACGACCGAATGCGACTCATCGGCACCAGCATCACAGCCGTCGAAATCGCCAAGATTACGTATGCCATCGATGAACTGATCAAACGCCCCGACGTTGATGCCAGCCGGATCGGGATGGTGGGTCTCTCTTACGGCGGATACTACGCGCAGGTCACACCCGCCGTCGATCCTCGGATCAAAGTTTCTGTTTCCAGTTGTTATTTTGGCGTGCAGGAAGGCCGCTACGCGAAAGACGAACTCTCCGTCCCCAGCGACTTCCGATTTCAAGATCGGATCACACTGTTCAACGACGCTGACCTCGTCGCCTTGATCTGCCCGCGGGCGCATCAGATTCAGGCCGGCTCACGTGATAACGCTTCGCACCGGGAAACCGGCAAACAACTGGCGCCCCGTGCTGCCAAGTTTTATGAAAAACTCAATCTCAACAATCGCTTCGAGCACGTTGTCTTCGAAGGGGGACACGAATTCAACGACGCGGCCGCCTGGGCGTTTGTAGAAAAACATCTGTGAGAGTGCGTTCCCGAATCACTGTTCTGCAATTCGAAACACATACAGTTCGGCCTTGGTATCGCTGACCACAAAGAGCCGTTGCGCCTCCACGTCGACAGCGATTCCTTCCGCATCATGAATGGCGTCGCCCGTCTGTGTATTCTTCAATGCGAGGCTCTGAATCACCGTGCCGCGGCGGCGATCAAAGGTGAAAATGCACTCTGCTTTGTCGCTCACGATCCAGAACAGATCGCGGGCCGCATCATAGCACATGCCTGAAAAATGGAGCTTTTTTGATTTCACGTTGTCGGCGGTAAATCCACTTTGTTCGTCCAGGCGATCAATGGCGGTGATCCGGTCCATCTGGGATGTGATTGCAATCAGTAAACCCGGACTCGCCTGCTTCAATAGCAATATTTCAGAGCGTAGCGGGTCAAAGGTCATTCCCTCGAGGCCTTTGTTTTTGTGCCCTTTAAAATCGGCGGCGACGGCGCAATATCCTACCAGTTTTTTCAGTTTACGGGCGGCAATTTCCTCTCCGGTCTGCGGATCATAAATAATGATCCGGGTAGCATCTTCATCGACCACCCAGACGCGTCCTTCCGCATCGAAGGTGATACCTTCCAGTCCTGCATTGTCGATGTCCAGTGTCGATACAACCTGCCCCCGTCTGTCGATGCAAAAGAGTTTGCGGCTCTCATCGCAAACCGTCCAGAGGCGACCATCGGGCGCCAGCGCCAACCCCGACGGCTCGGAAAGCCCCTCGGCTTCCTGCCTGAGGGAATACGCAGATTCAAATTCCAGCTCCAGCGTATTTGTCATCCAGAAAACCTTTCTGTGATTGCGAAGTGTTAAACAGGCACTCGCATTGCTGTCAGACGAAATAAAAACAGCTCGCTCTGGTAGGAACAGAAAAATGACTCCCTGTTCAACACATTGTACCGTCATTCTGTGCATTTTGGGAGTGCCGCTCTTCGGGGCATTTAGGTGGCAATACGTCTCTTTTTCTGTCATTGTAACAGTCTTACCGCATATTTTCGTAGTCGGTGGTGTCATCTATTAAGAGAGGTTAAATACAGACGCACTACCCGAGGAAACACGAAATGACTACAGACGAAATTTTGCTTCATCGATACTGTCAAGACGGCGATCCAGCCGCATTCCGGGAACTGATAGACCGGTATGCGGGAATGGTCTACCGTATCGGTCTGCGCGTGACGGGCGACAAGCACACGGCGGAAGATCTGTGTCAGGAGTGTTTTCTGGAACTCACCCGCAAAGCGTACATGGTGCGAGAGAACATTGCCGGATGGCTGCACGCATCGGCGACAAGTCGATCGTTAAACATTGTTCGGTCGCGCAAGCGGAGAACACACCGGGAACAAGTCGCAGCAAATTCTTCGATCGTTATGACGGAATCGTCCGAGTGGAGCGAA
This genomic interval from Gimesia alba contains the following:
- a CDS encoding DUF1501 domain-containing protein; translated protein: MNLNRREFLGLGSTLLATSASVPTFLKQTAFAAAGQEPTSDRVLVVLQLTGGNDGLNTVVPFTNETYRKLRPKLQLADAKLHRLNDRLGLHPSLKGLKHLIDKEQAAIIQSVGYPNPNRSHFESMAIWHAAPVDKKLNYKKSAYTRGGWLARAIDQRSTTAQQTESAQALNIGAGEMPKALLGSRVQVPSIQSLAQLKQSNGLFDQKTQQAQIAAWKNGAGSTSNPLLQAALQSSLAVHTTAEQIRKIKPDQSTTVKYPENALAERLRMMAQLIRAGFSTPVYYTEHTGFDTHSQQLPYHRNVLGELARALRAFITDVNKHVPNRPVLVLVFSEFGRRVEENGSAGTDHGTAGPVFLAGSHLKPGVHGPDPDLENLVDDDPVFGVDFRSVYATILEDWLNIPSQPVLGQQFDKLDLLKTT
- a CDS encoding alpha/beta hydrolase family protein, with amino-acid sequence MKVAQVLALIWIVIPTFAEAQSDSKQPEYFNQKVADSNPLRNEQARELDEYIKLMAADRSRFQKLFQPDYSSPAAFAKSAEPLRAAFCASIGYPPPGKRPDKPATYTKIGEDSIGVYYRAMFPILPGVHSEGIFIVPKSAKGKTPLIISMHGGGGSPEVALFNGGANYHDMVRGAVKRGFLVYAPQHLFRADEFPKDIRRQIDDRMRLIGTSITAVEIAKITYAIDELIKRPDVDASRIGMVGLSYGGYYAQVTPAVDPRIKVSVSSCYFGVQEGRYAKDELSVPSDFRFQDRITLFNDADLVALICPRAHQIQAGSRDNASHRETGKQLAPRAAKFYEKLNLNNRFEHVVFEGGHEFNDAAAWAFVEKHL
- a CDS encoding DUF1800 domain-containing protein, with translation MKSDSDPWAPYVPTSADPWNLEKVAHLHRRAGFAANWQELHRDLKAGPAASIDRLLHPPPASQKFQRVADALKNIIESSGSGFMSAESLSPLQSWWMFRMTFGSDPLGEKLTLFWHNHFATAMSGVYNLKLMLDQNELFRQHARGKFGDLLQAIEADPAMLKWLDGGANHKEHPNENFARELLELFTLGEGHYSETDIREAARGLTGWKPGRDTLLNETNEFFYDETLVDTSPKTFMGQTGPWRREEIFRIILQQPEAARYLCRRLYRWFVSESTVPNETLIEPLAIQMRASNYSIEHVVGIILRSQHFFSPAAYWQRIKSPVEFCVGTIRQLEPKRTPNLLPLAALNCDKQGQALFNPPSVKGWDGGTAWLTTNCTLTRINWTADLLNGSQTSGLKAYDPAHWLKEHSLKPTQAVESFSKLLLQNNLNPESAALAQRLADGDQRQLTAALQVLLQTPEFQLA
- a CDS encoding RNA polymerase sigma factor — encoded protein: MTTDEILLHRYCQDGDPAAFRELIDRYAGMVYRIGLRVTGDKHTAEDLCQECFLELTRKAYMVRENIAGWLHASATSRSLNIVRSRKRRTHREQVAANSSIVMTESSEWSEIQPLIDRALNGLADDLRLPIVLHYLQGKTQQQVAEQLG
- a CDS encoding SdiA-regulated domain-containing protein; the encoded protein is MTNTLELEFESAYSLRQEAEGLSEPSGLALAPDGRLWTVCDESRKLFCIDRRGQVVSTLDIDNAGLEGITFDAEGRVWVVDEDATRIIIYDPQTGEEIAARKLKKLVGYCAVAADFKGHKNKGLEGMTFDPLRSEILLLKQASPGLLIAITSQMDRITAIDRLDEQSGFTADNVKSKKLHFSGMCYDAARDLFWIVSDKAECIFTFDRRRGTVIQSLALKNTQTGDAIHDAEGIAVDVEAQRLFVVSDTKAELYVFRIAEQ